Sequence from the Suncus etruscus isolate mSunEtr1 chromosome 1, mSunEtr1.pri.cur, whole genome shotgun sequence genome:
cttctcttattctttaacattgtcatgttagttgttaatgtaattatttccctaatagagttcactactctttgttgtgagcttcaaattgtgagccggtccttccaacccttccagtccttaactctattgtctctgggccttattacagtaatgtctttaatttttctttttcttttttttttttttttgtggtttttgggtcacacccggcagtgatcaggggttactcctggctccatgctcagaaattgctcctggcaggcacgggggaccatatgggacgctgggattcgaaccgatgacctcttgcatgaaaggcaaatgccttacctccatgctatctctccagcccctttaatttttcttaaaacccatagatgagtgaaactattctgtgtctccctctgacttatttcacttaatataatagattccatgtacatccatgtataagaaatttcatgacttcatctctcctgatggctgcataatattccattgtgcatatgtgccacagtttctttagtcattcatctgttgaagggcaccttggttgtttccagtgtctggccattggaaatagtactgcaatgaatatcggtgtgaggaagggatttttgaattgtatttttgtgttcctaaggtatatccctaggaagtcattcttaaaatagttttataggggctgaagagagagtatagtggataggtagggtaattgccttgcatgtggccaacccaggttcagtcctcagcatcccatatggtccttcgtgtaccaccaggagtgacccctgagcaccactgagtgtggcccaaaaacaagcaaacaaacaaaaagttttacaaACAAGCTTAAATCATTTTttgacctttttgtttgtttgtttgtttgtttggttttggttttggggtcatacccggcagcgctcaggggttcctcctggctctttgctcagaaatcgctcctggcaggttcaggggaccatatgggatgccgggattcgaaccaccatccttctgtatgcaaggcaaatgccctacctccatgctgtctctccagccccatcattttcTGATCTTTAAAGGAttccaggggcctgagagatagcacagaggtcgagcatttgccttgtaagggGCAGACCCAGAACTggcattggtttgaatcctggtatcccatatggtcccccaagcctgccaggagcgatttctgagcacagagccaggagtaatccctgagcaccactaggcatggctcaaaaacaaacaaacaaacaaataaataaataaatagataaataaaataattctactaAAGAACCCTTATCTACTGTTGGTGAGAATTTCATCCTATTCAGCCCTTCAGCCCTTATGGAAATCAACATGGAGATCTatccaaaaagtaaaatttaaacaaCTACTAATGACCTAGAGAAATACCACTTCTTGGCATATgtcccaaaaagacaaaaacattcatttgaaaggaTCCCTAAATACCCTATATTCATCCCCCACTAGTATAATAACCAAGATAtgcaaacaacccaaatgcctgactataaatgaatgaatcaagAAGTTGTGATATTATGGAGCCACATcaatatagtatagcaggtaaagttgcttgccttgtatgcagccaatctaggttcaattctcagcattccatatggtccccaaacccaccaagagtgatctttgagcacagatccataaGTTAAGCTCTGAACACCCAGCAccccaagtatggcccaaaaccaaaaaaaaaaaaaagttagaaagataaattgtatatatacacaatggaatgttataaaGCTCCAAGAAAGATGAGCATCATGCAATTTGGAGCAACATGGATGGGACTAGCTGAGAGAAGTCAAttagaaggaaagggacagatacGAATGATCCCCCTCAATtatgggacttaaagatacacaaaaagggggccggagagatagcatggaggtaaggcatttgcctttcatgcagaaggacagtggttcgaatcccggcatcccatatgggcccccaagcctgtcaggagtgatttctgagcatggagccaggagtaacccctgagcactgccaggtgtgacccaaaaaccaaaaaaaaaaaaaaaagatacacaaaaAGATAGCAATAAGGCAACATACTGGGAGAACTGATCCGAACAGCTGATAGTGAGTTAAGAGGGAAGTATCTTGGAAGGAaatgggtacactggtgatgggagatgATAATGGAGCGGTGTGCATGAAAAACCATTATTAATTTGgtcttaaaccacaggctctcaAAATTAATGGATTCCCACAATTCTTCCAAAAAATATGCTTTGatgagttctttttgtttttgcttttcatttttggtttttgggtttttttgtttgtttgtttgtttttggatcacacccataagtgctcaggggttactcctggctccacactcagaaatcactcttggcaggctcgggggaccatatgggatgccgggattcgaaccaatgaccttctgcataaaaggcaaatgccttatctccatgctatctctccggccccaataagttCTGACTGTACATTAAAACCAACTTCTCAGGGTGACAGAGAATTCAGAGGATATggggcttgccttacacacagccaaccacggttagatccccagcatcccatatgttcacctaagccctgccaggagtaattcctaagtgcagagtcctgagcactgccaggtgtagtcaaaaaaaaaaaaaagaaagaaagaaagaaagaaggaaggaaggaaaagagggagggagaaagggagggaaagagaggaaggaaggaaagaggaagaagaaaaggaaggaggaaggaaggaaggaaggaaggaaggaaggaaggaaggaaggaaggaaggaaggaaggaaggaaggaaggaaggaaggaaggaaggaagacctctgtatcacatttttataaataattactaCAATATGGGTTAGGGGAAGGTGTAGCTGAGAGCAAAGCCCAGGTTTTGCATGCCTGAAGTCCTAATGAATAGGAAACTCCAGGTTTAGTCCTCCCCACAAGGAACATCCAAAactataatatagaaataaatgggACCCTGGTTAAATCCCAGCACTgcctatagtcctctgagcatagagcccaggataagtcctgagcactgctgggtatggccctaaaacaaaacaaaacaaaaaggggagAGGGAGCTTCACtaataaaagcaaagataatatTATTCTAAATGGTATGATGTTCTGATTTGTTTAaaccttatttattgattgattgattagttatggggacacacccagagctgctcaggggttactcctgactctgcactcagaaatcgctcctggcaggctgggggaccttacaggtgctgggaactgaacagGTCCCAACCgctatactatccctccagccccgatgttctgattttttaaataatgaagtcTAAAGGAAATGATCAGAATACCTGGGGAAAGAAATGGTAGGAAATGTCATTAACTTTGCTAAATTATgtagtcatattttattttgtcacaGTGAAAATATATGTAAAGTTACATCACAGTAGTCCGTTCCTTGTCTGTATGGATTATAACCGTGCTACAAAAGAAACAGTGGACCCCACCTACTTATGGATTGGGCCTAATGAAAAAACATTATCAGgtaattaatttgattttaatgtctttttttagaGTTacgaacattttaaaaatgggtCTCACCGAAATGAGCAAATTTATACtggatttttctttaattttttatttttaattatgagaacaaagatgcaaagaaagaggacaaggtaaagttacagtggaaggacaatcacccataaacagaattctcagaagaaatccccttgctgatatcttaattttgaactttcagccaaaggacattaagaaaaataaaacagaacccatgtacaattactttgtccctcaagtccccagactgtagtacattataacatttcttagcagtacacaaagcaatctaaggccataaaacttatgtaactccttaaacattgaaggcatagtatattcttacattttcatgcacatgcatattaaagttaacctcaaaagtttaaatggttttttttaaaaggattagagtcaaaggagcaccgtaaaaacagtgttagagtggcagttattgtttgcatagacccaccaaaatatgagggacatggaaaggaaaagccttggcctaaatactaggagaccctacccctgatgtTTCCTGgtataagatcaactctaggctccaggcaaactcgTTTGTACAATCCAAGTTATTGTCTGTAGCACCAATACACTTTTAtgtttcacacagtctctgttgttggtatcatgtttctgtattgaagatcctggaatctgcatatcctaaattgaagtcaggatgatgtggagcatcctctagttacacctcacaattaaagggcaatgcagagagccctgtcctgtaagcaggtcgttgttgtcaagtcgtcttagtgttaagggaagtctcttttgagcaggtcaatgtcagagcagctgtagggtgttccctgatagaagattgcttccagatgatgttataaatgaccttggatgtttctgtagatagcttccctggttcagggatggatggagaatgcccattcttctgaggcttgtgccaggtcagtatgtcagtgttcagggtataaggtcccattgcactacaagatttgtgtgttcctatctctattagataaaaacttatttgtatgtatagtatttcccccattttaatgtgcctacacaaacaaggaacaatgccacatggcatactcagcccatatgggggctgcaagaacaagtccaacaatccacatgacatggttcaaacataagcattaaactgagggactctttcaccaaattccttattgaacagctcacaaagagaagaaaagataaaaagtgggaaaaattgtcactgtataagagaatagttagtaagagttatagctgtcaaagaaaatagacataaaatattcaaaagccatacgtgtccattttatgtcttttgaaatagtttggggctgttaaatccagtgcaccactttggtctgtaattaggtctgtgcagtactaaagttaaaaagggtaaatggggggcaTTTAtgcttgggggtgagagagttaaggagtaaaaatgagctttacaggagagtgcgaaagggcagaatacaagatggacattctgcatacacaaaacataacttaaggatagggaatactattaatatatactgtatgtggggctggagtgatagcacagtggtaaggcatttaccttacacctgggacggacccaggttcaatcccagcatcccatatgacctccttgagcctgctaggagcaatttctgagcacagatccaggagtaacccctgagtgccaccgggtgtggtccccaaaccaataaagacattttaaaaatttaaaatatatatatatatgtatgtatgtatgtatatactgtATGTGTGGGGGCTATCGCCTCCgcgcggttttgaacatgtagactggtaagaaattgccagagactgccttagtgAATCCTAGTAACTCTCAGCaccccccaagttaggacccaccttttctggccatctgggctgccacccagggaaggcctggaggtcaggggcaggagaggggacagctgggggcctaccaagacTCCCAGTACCCCCAAGcaagggagaaggccttcgacctggggtctccccagaccccatgccggctggagctagcctccagatcaagaaaggattcggtagagaaccagaagccaggatctgcccaccctcctccctgagCCCTTCCCACCCTCGGGCTCGGGGAACGGCGGGAAAGCTTGggagcccctccaggagggaccacccgacacccacctttgctgaccacctgggctggcactcagggaaggtCTAGAGGTCAGAGGCAGGAGaggaggggatggctgggggcctaccaaggctcccagcacccccaagcttgATATTGGATTTTAACTGAAGATCAGTTGACAAATATGTTAGTTAATAGCAGATTACACATTCAATTCATGTTATATCTTGATCTATGCCTTATTTTCTCCTAAAGTTAAAACAAATCAGTAAGTTTTATGCTGTACTTCCTAGAACTGTAGTAGGCCAAGTTTTTATAAAGTCTAAAATGTATCCTTGTAGCACTTGTAATAGATGAAATTTTTaagatgtaatttttattatattgattatttataatataatattacttTTGTCATACAGGAAGAAATTGAATAACACAGTTGATAAATCAGTATCAGAAACTGCCATAACTGTAAATATAGTCCAGTGTACTGTATTACATAAGGCACTATAATCTTATTAGCATAAATTGGCATAAACCAATTAAAATGATGCActgataaattaatttaaaaatgtataagagggggcccggagagatagcacagcggcgtttgccttgcaagcagccgatccaggacctaaggtggttggttcgaatcccggtgtcccatatggtcccccgtgcctgccaggagctatttctgagcagacagccaggagtaacccctgagcatcgccgggtgtgacccaaaaaccaaaaaaaaaaaaaaaaaatgtataagagggctgggaaggtggcgctagaggtaaggtgtctgccctgcaagcgctagccaaggaaggaccatggttcgatcccccggtgtcccatatggtccccccaagccaggggcgatttctgagctcatagccaggagtaacccctgagcgtcaaatgggtgtggcccaaaaaccaaaaaaaaaaaaatgtataagaaagaaatataccggggctggagagatagcatggaggtaaggcgtttgcctttcatgcaagaggtcatcggttcgaatcccagcgtcccatatggtcccccgtgcctgccaggagcaatttctgagcatggagccaggagtaacccctgagcactgccgggtgtgacccaaaaaaaaccacaaaaaaaaaaaaaagaaagaaatatacctAACTTTTATGATTTACCATAGAGTAATATGACAAAAATTAAGATGTTTGTTGAAAAATTAATTCCATTAACGTTGTATGTTTGTATTTCTCTTTAACCCTGTTTATTGAATGTTTCCATTATCATATGTCAGATAACTAAGTGATGTACtatttctgtttagaaaacaatCGAATAAATATAACTAAAACAGGAAAGCTCATGGTGAAAGATTTTCAGGAGCCGATGTCTGGACTTTACTCATGTACTCTCTCTTATAAGACAGTCAAAGCAGAAACCCAAGAGGAAAAGATGTTAAAGCAAAGATATGACTTTTTTATCTTTGGTAAGAACATAGGCACATTTTAACATACATTTAGCTTGCAACAGAGTGAGTGGTGTGGTTTCTTCATCTAGTGAAAGCGTCTGTTATAAATGATCATTATGAAATGAGGTATTTTGGGTCTATTTGACCAAGCAGACTCAAACTGGCATCAAGATAGTGTGTCCTGAATAATGTCCTTTTAGCCTCCCACTTCCCACTATCTAGGTGTGCAAACTCAGTCTACTTTATCCGCTTTCCTAGGCATTGTCAAACTGATATTTGGGTTTTCCATTGTAAATCAGTGATCCATTTCACAGGACTGTGTTTACAGTGATGGCAGTTTCTGAAGCTAATTGTatcaaggaggaaaaaaaaaaacatcaacttAATCTTCAGCCAGACAGTGAAGACTATGTATCTTAATAGACTATAAAATTACACAGCAGATGAAAATCACcttttggggggcccggagagatagcacagcagcgtttgccttgcaagcagccgatccaggaccaaaggtggttggttcgaatcccactgctgggtgtggcccaaaaaccaaaaaaaaaaaaaaaaaaaatcacctttggGGAAGGCAGGGGGCTACCCAGCAATGGCCAGGGCCTGGGAGACCACCCCCATTGATACCCAGCCTGAAAAGGCCAGGCTGTGTGGTGCTACTCAGGGCCACCCTGTAAGTGCTTGGGGGCCACCATGGCTACATTTGGTGGTATGCAGAGCTCCATGTAGTACCAGCGATTGAACTCACCATGCACTCTGCCCATTTGATTttggaatttgttttttgtttttggatcacacctggcaatgcttcaAGAGTTCCTTTTGGCTccgcactaagaaatcactcctggaggtgcttgggtaaccatatggaatgctggggatcaaaccccagttggttGCATgccaagcaagtaccctacctgctgtactgtcactccaattTGTACTCTACCCATTTGAGTTATCACCCTGCCCCTATGTTAGCCATACCGGGTGATACTAAGGTGCTACTTCCAGCTCCAAGATTGCTCCTGGTGGAATTTAGGGGCTCATGAGGTATCAGCTTTATGTAAAGCCAGTGCTTTAGCCTCTCTACTATTCCTATGACCTTCtttgtgtatttgtttattaGGGGCCACCAGCGTCACACCCAGGCTGCCTGAAGAGGGTATTGGGAAAATGAGAAGCctgtgatgctgggatcaaactcactAGACATGCTTTTCCACTTGAACTATCTGCCTGACCCAGCCTAGTATATTTTTGTGAGGATAAGTTGATAAACTAGTGGACAAATGTCTATGCTGATGTACAAGAATGCTACAATTTTGGGGGGTGCAGAGGGAGAACACATCCAGTATGCTCAGCatttaactcctggttctgagctcaggattcactcctggagtGACTCAGCTCTGTTTGTGGTGCCTGGACTCAAACTTGGGTcatcttatgcaaggcaagtgtcctaacccctgcattatcactctggccgcAAGAatgatggaatttttttttaacactttattcttatttatgatttggtttggttttattttcctgGGGAGGagtggtcaggggctactcctttttttttttttttttttttggtttttgggccacacccatttgatgctcaggggttactcctggctatgcactcagaaatcgtccctggcttggggggaccatatgggacgccgggggatcgaaccgaggtccgttctacgctagcgcttgcaaggcagacaccttacctctagcgccaccttcccggccccaggggctactccttacTTGTTGCTTGGAATTGTGCATGACAGTATTCAGGGAACCTGGTGGGTCAATActgggatggaaccgaggtctccTACATGCATAGTCtctgctcagcccattgagctggGTTGAATAGATCTAATACAGGATTTGatttaatatttgcatttaattttgcatttcaaCTATTGTTAGTTGAAGATGTATCAGTAGAGATTAATATTAGGCCCAATTGTTTCTATTCTCACTTTTCAAAGCCTATCGGGAACCTGATTACTCTTACCAGATGGCTGTACGTTTCACCACCAAGTCTTGTGTAGGAAAATATAATAAACTGCTCTTTAGAGTACTGAAGAAGATCTTGGATAATTTGATCTCTGATTTGTCATGCCATGTCATAGAGCCATCATATAAATGCCATAATGTCAAAATTCCAAAGCATGGACTTGTACATGAgctatttatagcttttcaaggtaaaaagaaaatttagtgaCTTTTTTCACTTTATGATATAAACTCTGAACGATGTAGGTTATAAAATTAATCATCATATTAATATAAGATTCTTACAAATAGTAGGCCTTATATATCTGTTAAGTACCAAAGTACACTGTTGATCTTAGCTGGgttatagtttaaaatttaacACAATTATTTGCCTTTAAATACGATATGTTGTTGCTTATCTCTCAGGAGCCagtatcattttataaatataacctTTAACTGTGTAGCAAATGTTTAACTTACAATGCCTTAGAGAATTTTAAAGTGGGTGTTTTGAGAACTTAAAAGGGTGGAACCAAAGCAGATTTATTTCTGTTCATTTGAAAGTCTTGTAGTTGCTCCCATTAGCCCCCAGATGGAGTGAAATGATAATGTATAAATTATTCCATTTACATAGTCCATAGTCCGTTCCTCACTTTAGTACAAGATTTAAATAGATGAAACATACAaacgctctctctttctctctctctgtctctctctttctctccctctgtctgtctgtctctctgtctctctgaattCAGCATTTCTAGTTCTACTGGAACATTTGGGACTTTTTGAgggggctttttgttttgttttgttttgtttttctgacaaTGCCATTTTTCCCTCTCCAGTTAATCCTTTTGCACCAGGGTGGAAAGGCACTTGCAATGATTCTGCTGACTGTGAAGAAACCACCAATCACAATATCCTCCGtgtaagcttttattttttttattgtttttttttattgaggcattATCATTTCAGTGCTATTAGGATCGTTATTTTATAGTCGCAGAGCACTACGCCACTCCCTCCAGCTATGACTTCACCTCCCTCTACCATGATCTCTTGGGCCTTCCCCCTAGCTTCAGCCTCGAAGTTCCAGGTTCTATTGTTCATGTCTCAGGATTTGGTTCCACTGAGAATTGTCTAGTCCCTTTCTCTGTTTAACAAGATTGTCTAGTATTTATCTTTTagtttctgactcacttcacttagcatgacacCAGGGAgcatttcaaagtaaaaaataaattacttgaaggagctggagagatagctgaaAGGGATGGTGTACACatctcccccaccttttttttttttgaggggggtggggtttgggttttgagccacactcaggcattactcctggcagactctgggaccgtatgggatgccagggatcaaacctaagactgctgcgtgcaaggcacaggccttacctgctgtgctatcactccagcctctggagTACACATCTTGAGTGCTTGGGATTCTGAGCTCaagctgagcacagccagtgtggccCTGGAGATCCCCCTGCATGCTTCAGGCTCACAGCTGGGGAAGGGGTGGCCTATGAGTGATACATACATGAAAAGTATTTGACTAATTAGGAACACTATTAATTTTGTAAAtatctcattttattaaaattatatccaAAATCTATTGCTCAGTgttgtgaatatttttaataatgaagacatcagggtcagagcaatagcacagcaggtagggtattcgtttgccttgcatacctctgatccaggtttgattcccagcatcccatatgattccccaagtctgtTAGAGCTCAGAGCCATCCTACAGCcatcagagcaccactgggtatggcccctaccatcatcccccaccaaaaaaaaaagttatgaactTTCAGTTTTCTATATATGGAATAGACTTGCTGCAAATAATTCAAAGTgggtatgttttcttttcttttttttcttttttttttttttttttttttttggtttttaggccacacccagcagcgcttgggggttactcactcctgactctgcattcagaaatcgctccttgaggctcaaaggaccatatgggatgccgggaattgagcccaggtctgtactgggtcggcagcatgcatggcaaacgccctactgctgtactatcactctggcccaacacgttactttttattgttgtctggtttttattttgttttggggctacaccatgtggcactcagggattacttctggttctgcactcagaaatcaggctccagggaccatatgggatgccaggaatccaactcaggtcaaccatgtgcaaagcaaataccctacctgctgttctatcactccagtcctctcAACATGTTACTTTTTAGGAATTCACTGGAGTTGTAAAGTATGGCATGCTCACTATGTTTCTTTGTCTCTATACTTCTCTCTGATACTTTGAAATCTTAGGCAAGAGATCGGATACAAGAATTTTTCCGGAGCCAAGCATATATTTACGACCATGACTTTAATAAAACTCTACCAGCTATGCATTTTGTGGACCACAGTTTTCAAGTAATACGTTTAGATAGCTGTCGCCCAGGCTTTGGGAAAAACGAAGGTCTACATAGTAACTGCGCTAGCTGTTGCGgtaattataaaactaaatatctGAATGCCTCAGTTCTATAGTGAAAAGAATAGAACAATTCATTTAAGATAAttgattatggggccggagagatagcacagcggtagggtgtttgccttgcatgcagaaggacggtggttcaaatcccagcatcccatatggtccccctagcctgccaggagcgatttctgagcgtagaaccaggagtaacccctgagcgctgccgggtttgattcaaaaacaaaataaaaaataaaatataattgattatatctttattattatctttttttttttttttggtttttcggccacaccagtttgatgctcaggggttactcctggctaagcactcagaaattgccccctggcttggggggaccatatgggacgccgggggatcgaaccgcggtccttccgtggctagcgcttgcaaggcagacacaccttaactctagcgctaCCAcaccggcccctattattatctttttattgccaAATTTTTCTTACCAAAAGAACTGTatgttagggccagagaaattgtaccggagatttttaaaaataaaagcacttgcCTGTTGTTAACCCTGGTTCAaagtcctggcaccacatacagttccCCCAAGCCTTCTTGGGGTTCAGGGattaaggagtgatccctgaacacagatccagaacTATGCCCtcagcactatcaggtgtggcccaaaacgcaaacaaaaaaattgtatatagctaaagaaaagtgaaaaatgaggccggagcaatagcgcagtagtagggcatttaccttgcatgtggctgatccaggacagacctcaattcaatcccctgtgtcccattttgtccccccagccaggagtgatttctgagtgcatagccaggagtaacccctgagcatcaccatgggtgtggcccaaaaaacaaaaaaaaaagtgaaaataaaaagcccaattttttcatatttattaattcTTCCGAATGTGCTTTCACAGCATTGGGATtcaaattcagggcctcatacatacaTCTTTCTACCActggttttaaatatttaaaatggaaaatcagGGCCACAAAAATTTCTCAGTggactgcatggtcccccaagcactgccaggagaaacccacaAGCACAGACTCATGAAAGGTCCCCAGAGCATATATATATGTGGCCATAAGTCAAAAATAAGCCAAAACCCTGAAAATAACCTACTCTGTGTGTTTTCCTCTGCAGTGGTGTGTAGTCCTGGGACGTTTAGTCCTGACGTTGATGTTACTTGCCAGACCTGTGTTTCCATCAGCATCTTTGGAGCTAAATCTTGTGTCTAGACATCAAACAGAATCCACAGTTTAAATACCAGAGGTGAAGGACTGTTACTTTTGCTTGTGGAAATGGGGAACATATAACACAATTTGTTCATGCACCAAAGCCTCATAGCGTCATGGAGTGAGATCAGTAAGGTCAAATCCTTGGAAAATATA
This genomic interval carries:
- the ZPBP2 gene encoding zona pellucida-binding protein 2, which gives rise to MRAWVLLAAVLWYLTGVSWPRFSERTKKGFIYGKPTEPVKIYVKLHHSSPFLVCMDYNRATKETVDPTYLWIGPNEKTLSENNRINITKTGKLMVKDFQEPMSGLYSCTLSYKTVKAETQEEKMLKQRYDFFIFAYREPDYSYQMAVRFTTKSCVGKYNKLLFRVLKKILDNLISDLSCHVIEPSYKCHNVKIPKHGLVHELFIAFQVNPFAPGWKGTCNDSADCEETTNHNILRARDRIQEFFRSQAYIYDHDFNKTLPAMHFVDHSFQVIRLDSCRPGFGKNEGLHSNCASCCVVCSPGTFSPDVDVTCQTCVSISIFGAKSCV